The proteins below are encoded in one region of Brassica napus cultivar Da-Ae chromosome A6, Da-Ae, whole genome shotgun sequence:
- the LOC106348805 gene encoding LOW QUALITY PROTEIN: probable prefoldin subunit 3 (The sequence of the model RefSeq protein was modified relative to this genomic sequence to represent the inferred CDS: inserted 1 base in 1 codon): MGLLHHVSTSEALDPLXKSLKRHRLIGSILTEHNDVVLPILPPSHSLLRRHSEKTLNPQLRNTEISIQMSSSSPSGSGGDLSERRGIPAAKFIQDVETYLSQSSLDSNSALAFHQERLQQYKVVEMKLLAQQRDLQAKIPDIEKCLEVVGTLEARKGTGEALLADFEVSEGIYSRACIEDTDSVCLWLGANVMLEYSCEEATALLKNNLENAKASLEVLVADLQFLRDQVTVTQVTIARIYNYDVQQRRVKQVAPTAITAADS; the protein is encoded by the exons TCACGTTTCCACAAGCGAGGCCTTAGACCCAC AAAAATCCTTAAAACGACACCGTTTGATTGGTTCTATTCTGACTGAACACAACGACGTCGTGTTACCGATCCTTCCTCCGTCACACTCTCTCCTCCGAAGACACTCGGAGAAAACCCTAAATCCCCAATTGAGGAACACAGAGATCTCGATTCAGATGTCGTCGTCTTCTCCGAGTGGTAGCGGTGGCGATTTGAGCGAGAGAAGAGGGATTCCCGCCGCTAAATTCATCCAAGATGTCGAGACTTACCTCTCTCAGTCCAGCCTCGATTCTAACTCTGCTCTCGCCTTCCATCAAGAAAG GCTACAGCAGTATAAAGTTGTGGAGATGAAGCTTCTTGCCCAGCAGAGGGATCTTCAG GCTAAAATCCCAGATATTGAGAAGTGCTTAGAGGTTGTTGGCACGTTGGAAGCAAGGAAGGGTACTGGTGAG GCTCTTTTAGCAGATTTTGAGGTGTCTGAAGGAATATATTCACGGGCCTGTATTGAAGACACTGACTCAGTGTGTTTGTGGTTGGGAGCAAATGTCATGCTGGAATATTCCTGTGAAGAG GCTACAGCCCTTTTGAAAAACAATCTGGAAAATGCTAAAGCTAGCCTGGAGGTTCTTGTAGCTGATTTGCAGTTCTTGAGGGACCAAGTCACAGTTACTCAG GTGACTATAGCGCGTATCTATAACTATGATGTTCAGCAAAGGAGGGTTAAACAAGTTGCCCCTACTGCTATTACTGCTGCAGACTCATGA